A part of Micromonospora chersina genomic DNA contains:
- a CDS encoding MarR family winged helix-turn-helix transcriptional regulator — translation MAQSTVPTAGSDAGDRSGVAGDAVRRIMHIASAMRHYQDEEIAALGLTPAAARALHELDPDRPLPARDLAEQLRCDRSNVTALVDKLEQAGLVERRVDPADRRQKTLVVTAEGRRVREQVRLVMSDSRLLGGLTTGELATLRELVWKVSDGGCPERCGES, via the coding sequence ATGGCGCAGTCCACCGTCCCCACCGCCGGCTCCGACGCGGGCGACCGCTCCGGCGTGGCCGGGGACGCGGTGCGCCGGATCATGCACATCGCCTCGGCCATGCGGCACTACCAGGACGAGGAGATCGCCGCCCTGGGGCTCACCCCGGCGGCCGCCCGCGCCCTGCACGAGCTGGACCCCGACCGCCCGCTGCCCGCCCGCGACCTCGCCGAGCAGTTGCGCTGCGACCGCTCCAACGTCACCGCGCTCGTCGACAAACTGGAGCAGGCCGGGCTGGTGGAGCGGCGGGTCGACCCGGCCGACCGGCGGCAGAAGACGCTTGTGGTGACGGCCGAGGGCCGGCGGGTCCGGGAACAGGTCCGGCTGGTGATGTCCGACTCCCGACTGCTCGGCGGGCTCACCACCGGAGAGCTGGCCACCCTCCGCGAGCTGGTCTGGAAGGTCTCCGACGGCGGTTGCCCGGAGCGGTGCGGGGAGTCCTGA
- a CDS encoding PadR family transcriptional regulator: MLELAILGFLGEEPLHGYELKSRITRLAGYARPVSDGSLYPAINRLERAGLVNRQREPGAAAAPRHTLSLTAAGREELRRRLRDPAELDVTDQNRFFTLLAFLGQLADPAAQAAVLERRLAFLDQPASFFATDDRPQRAAEQADPFRRGMLVMAREISRAERSWLRATISELRAG, translated from the coding sequence GTGCTGGAGTTGGCGATCCTGGGGTTCCTCGGCGAGGAGCCGCTGCACGGGTACGAGCTGAAGAGCCGCATCACGCGCCTCGCCGGGTACGCCCGGCCGGTGAGCGACGGCAGCCTCTATCCGGCGATCAACCGGTTGGAGCGGGCCGGGCTGGTCAACCGGCAGCGGGAGCCCGGCGCGGCGGCGGCGCCGCGGCACACCCTCTCGCTCACGGCGGCGGGGCGGGAGGAGTTGCGGCGGCGGCTGCGGGATCCGGCGGAGCTGGACGTCACCGACCAGAACCGCTTCTTCACCCTGCTCGCGTTCCTGGGCCAGCTCGCCGACCCGGCCGCGCAGGCGGCGGTGCTCGAACGCCGGCTGGCCTTCCTCGACCAGCCGGCGAGCTTCTTCGCCACCGACGACCGGCCGCAGCGGGCCGCCGAGCAGGCCGATCCCTTCCGGCGCGGGATGCTGGTGATGGCCAGGGAGATCAGCCGGGCCGAGCGGTCCTGGCTCCGGGCGACCATCTCCGAACTGCGGGCGGGCTGA
- the aceE gene encoding pyruvate dehydrogenase (acetyl-transferring), homodimeric type — MATERKRPVITAGLPSQLPDIDPEETSEWVESLDGVIDERGTKRARYVMLRLLERARERQVGVPSLTTTDYINTIPPEREPWFPGDEHIERRLRAYIRWNAAMLVHRAQRPEIGVGGHISTFASSASLYEVGFNHFFRGKDHPGGGDHIFYQGHASPGMYARAFLEGRLSADQLDGFRQELSHPGGGLPSYPHPRLMPDFWEFPTVSMGLGPMNAIYQARFNRYLHHRGIKDTSQQHVWAFLGDGEMDEVESLGAIGVAAREELDNLTFVINCNLQRLDGPVRGNGKVMQELEAFFRGAGWNVIKVVWGREWDPLLAADTDGALVNLMNTTPDGDYQTYKAESGAYVREHFFGRDPRTRKMVEHLSDDEIWNLKRGGHDYRKLYAAYKAAMEHTGQPTVILAKTIKGWTLGSHFEARNATHQMKKLTLEDLKLFRDRLYLDIPDKQLEDNPYLPPYFHPGEKSDEMEYLHERRKQLGGYLPTRRTTGKTLQIPGPERFADVKRGSGKQKVATTMAFVRLLKDLMKDKEFGKRWVPIIPDEARTFGMDSLFPTAKIYSPHGQRYTSVDRELFLSYKEATTGQILHEGINEAGSVASFTAAGTAYATHDEPMIPLYIFYSMFGFQRTGDGLWAAADQMARGFLLGATAGRTTLNGEGLQHEDGHSLLLAATNPAVAAYDPAFAFEISHIMESGLHRMYGEAQENIFYYLTVYNEPIFQPAEPEGVDVEGIVKGIYRYSPAPQVEEDGPKANILASGTGMQWALKAQKLLAEDWGVAADVWSVTSWTELRRDAVECEEHNLLNPGGEQRVPYIQRKLADADGPKVAVSDWMRAVPDLIARWVPGDYTSLGTDGFGMSDTRHALRRHFHVDAESVAVAALRQLALRGAVPAHVPAEAAKKYALDDVNAAPVGETGGDS, encoded by the coding sequence GTGGCTACGGAACGCAAGCGCCCGGTGATCACCGCTGGTCTGCCGAGCCAGCTTCCGGACATCGACCCTGAAGAGACCAGCGAATGGGTCGAGTCGCTTGACGGTGTCATCGACGAGCGCGGAACCAAGCGCGCCCGCTACGTCATGCTGCGCCTGCTCGAGCGGGCCCGCGAGCGCCAGGTCGGGGTGCCGTCGCTGACGACCACCGACTACATCAACACCATCCCGCCGGAGCGCGAGCCCTGGTTCCCGGGTGACGAGCACATCGAGCGGCGGCTCCGGGCGTACATCCGGTGGAACGCCGCCATGCTGGTGCACCGGGCGCAGCGGCCGGAGATCGGCGTGGGCGGCCACATCTCGACCTTCGCCAGCTCGGCGTCCCTCTACGAGGTGGGCTTCAACCACTTCTTCCGGGGCAAGGACCACCCGGGCGGCGGCGACCACATCTTCTACCAGGGCCACGCCTCCCCCGGCATGTACGCGCGGGCGTTCCTGGAGGGGCGGCTCAGCGCCGACCAGCTCGACGGCTTCCGGCAGGAGCTGTCGCACCCGGGCGGCGGCCTCCCGTCGTACCCGCACCCGCGCCTCATGCCGGACTTCTGGGAGTTCCCCACCGTCTCCATGGGCCTCGGGCCCATGAACGCGATCTACCAGGCCCGGTTCAACCGCTACCTGCACCACCGGGGCATCAAGGACACCTCCCAGCAGCACGTCTGGGCGTTCCTCGGCGACGGTGAGATGGACGAGGTCGAGTCGCTCGGCGCGATCGGCGTGGCCGCCCGCGAGGAGTTGGACAACCTCACCTTCGTGATCAACTGCAACCTGCAGCGGCTGGACGGCCCGGTGCGGGGCAACGGCAAGGTCATGCAGGAGCTGGAGGCGTTCTTCCGGGGCGCCGGCTGGAACGTCATCAAGGTGGTCTGGGGCCGGGAGTGGGACCCGCTGCTCGCGGCGGACACCGACGGCGCCCTGGTCAACCTCATGAACACCACGCCCGACGGTGACTACCAGACCTACAAGGCGGAGTCCGGCGCGTACGTCCGGGAGCACTTCTTCGGGCGCGACCCGCGGACCCGCAAGATGGTCGAGCACCTGAGCGACGACGAGATCTGGAACCTCAAGCGGGGTGGCCACGACTACCGGAAGCTCTACGCGGCCTACAAGGCGGCCATGGAGCACACCGGCCAGCCGACGGTGATCCTGGCCAAGACCATCAAGGGCTGGACGCTGGGCTCGCACTTCGAGGCCCGCAACGCCACCCACCAGATGAAGAAGCTGACGCTGGAGGACCTGAAGCTCTTCCGCGACCGGCTCTACCTGGACATCCCGGACAAGCAGCTGGAGGACAACCCGTACCTCCCGCCGTACTTCCACCCGGGCGAGAAGTCCGACGAGATGGAGTACCTGCACGAGCGGCGCAAGCAGCTCGGCGGCTACCTGCCGACCCGCCGGACCACCGGCAAGACGCTGCAGATCCCGGGCCCGGAGCGGTTCGCCGACGTCAAGCGCGGCTCGGGCAAGCAGAAGGTCGCCACCACCATGGCCTTCGTCCGCCTGCTCAAGGACCTGATGAAGGACAAGGAGTTCGGCAAGCGCTGGGTGCCGATCATCCCGGACGAGGCCCGCACCTTCGGCATGGACTCGCTCTTCCCGACGGCGAAGATCTACTCGCCGCACGGCCAGCGGTACACCTCGGTGGACCGGGAGCTGTTCCTGTCGTACAAGGAGGCCACCACCGGCCAGATCCTGCACGAGGGCATCAACGAGGCCGGCTCGGTCGCCTCGTTCACGGCGGCCGGCACGGCGTACGCCACGCATGACGAGCCGATGATCCCGCTCTACATCTTCTACTCGATGTTCGGGTTCCAGCGGACCGGCGACGGGCTCTGGGCGGCGGCCGACCAGATGGCGCGGGGCTTCCTGCTCGGCGCGACCGCCGGCCGGACCACGCTCAACGGTGAGGGCCTCCAGCACGAGGACGGCCACTCGCTGCTGCTCGCCGCCACGAACCCGGCGGTGGCCGCCTACGACCCGGCGTTCGCGTTCGAGATCTCGCACATCATGGAGAGCGGCCTGCACCGCATGTACGGCGAGGCGCAGGAGAACATCTTCTACTACCTGACCGTCTACAACGAGCCGATCTTCCAGCCGGCCGAGCCGGAGGGCGTGGACGTCGAGGGCATCGTCAAGGGCATCTACCGCTACTCGCCGGCACCGCAGGTCGAGGAGGACGGCCCGAAGGCCAACATCCTGGCCTCCGGCACCGGCATGCAGTGGGCGCTCAAGGCGCAGAAGCTGCTCGCCGAGGACTGGGGCGTCGCCGCCGATGTCTGGTCGGTGACCTCGTGGACCGAGCTGCGCCGGGACGCGGTGGAGTGCGAGGAGCACAACCTGCTCAACCCGGGCGGCGAGCAGCGGGTGCCGTACATCCAGCGGAAGCTGGCCGACGCCGACGGGCCGAAGGTCGCGGTCAGCGACTGGATGCGCGCGGTGCCGGACCTGATCGCCCGCTGGGTGCCCGGCGACTACACCTCGCTCGGCACCGACGGCTTCGGCATGTCGGACACCCGGCACGCCCTGCGCCGCCACTTCCACGTGGACGCCGAGTCGGTGGCCGTCGCCGCGCTGCGCCAGCTCGCCCTGCGCGGCGCGGTGCCGGCCCACGTGCCGGCCGAGGCCGCCAAGAAGTACGCGCTGGACGACGTCAACGCCGCTCCGGTCGGGGAGACCGGCGGCGACAGCTGA
- a CDS encoding MFS transporter, whose protein sequence is MTESNRRTAALLTVLLTGQAMASMDTSIAAVAAPAIRADLAGPPAVQQLVLAGYTLTFAVLVVVGARLGARHGSPRIFRLGLAGFTLASLACGLAPGPVALVLARVAQGAAGALMVPQVLALIQSAVPAAARARAIGAYSMVLALGVAAGQVLGGLLVTLDLGGLTWRLAFLVNVPVGVVLHLAGRRVLAGLPADPPRREPLDLPGAFLLAAAMLTVVLPLVLGGDLGWPLWVRAAAAAAGAAGLRLFLGYEARRARRDAAPLLDVAVLRHPGVPAGLLACCVVMGCYAGFLFVLTLRLQDGLGFTALAAGVAFLPYASGFALCGLAVARLPERARTVLPVAGPPVLAAVVVALAALAAAGWPWPAASALLVAGGAAHAAAFSPLVTRLSAVVPAGAGAALSAAVSTGTLLAAVLGVTVVGGLHLALAAAGRHGAALTLPPALLTAGLLLAGAVAARRATRPAPEARPVPSGPEVVGSRP, encoded by the coding sequence GTGACCGAGTCGAACCGCCGGACCGCCGCCCTGCTCACCGTCCTGCTCACCGGGCAGGCCATGGCCTCCATGGACACCTCCATCGCGGCCGTGGCCGCGCCCGCGATCCGCGCCGACCTGGCCGGGCCGCCGGCCGTGCAGCAGCTCGTGCTGGCCGGCTACACCCTCACCTTCGCCGTGCTGGTGGTGGTCGGGGCCCGGCTCGGCGCCCGGCACGGCAGCCCGCGGATCTTCCGGCTCGGCCTGGCCGGGTTCACCCTCGCCTCGCTGGCCTGCGGCCTGGCCCCGGGGCCGGTCGCGCTGGTGCTGGCCCGGGTGGCCCAGGGCGCGGCCGGCGCGCTGATGGTGCCGCAGGTGCTGGCGCTGATCCAGTCGGCCGTCCCGGCCGCGGCCCGGGCGCGGGCGATCGGGGCGTACTCGATGGTGCTGGCCCTCGGCGTGGCCGCCGGGCAGGTCCTCGGCGGGCTGCTGGTGACCCTCGACCTCGGCGGGCTGACCTGGCGGCTCGCCTTCCTGGTCAACGTGCCGGTCGGCGTGGTGCTCCACCTCGCCGGGCGCCGGGTCCTCGCCGGCCTGCCTGCCGACCCGCCCCGGCGGGAGCCGCTGGACCTGCCGGGCGCGTTCCTGCTCGCCGCCGCGATGCTCACCGTGGTGCTGCCGCTGGTGCTCGGCGGGGACCTCGGCTGGCCGCTGTGGGTCCGGGCCGCCGCGGCCGCCGCCGGCGCCGCCGGGCTGCGGCTCTTCCTCGGGTACGAGGCCCGCCGCGCCCGCCGCGACGCGGCCCCGCTGCTCGACGTGGCGGTGCTGCGCCACCCCGGGGTGCCGGCCGGGCTGCTCGCCTGCTGCGTCGTGATGGGCTGCTACGCGGGCTTCCTGTTCGTGCTCACCCTGCGGCTCCAGGACGGGCTGGGCTTCACGGCGCTGGCGGCGGGAGTGGCCTTCCTCCCGTACGCCTCGGGTTTCGCCCTGTGCGGCCTCGCGGTGGCGCGGCTGCCGGAGCGGGCCCGGACGGTGCTGCCGGTCGCCGGCCCGCCGGTGCTGGCGGCGGTCGTGGTGGCACTGGCCGCACTCGCCGCGGCCGGCTGGCCGTGGCCGGCGGCCAGCGCGCTGCTGGTGGCCGGCGGAGCGGCGCACGCGGCGGCGTTCAGCCCGCTGGTCACCCGCCTCAGCGCCGTCGTGCCGGCCGGCGCGGGCGCGGCGCTCTCCGCGGCCGTCTCCACCGGCACGCTGCTCGCCGCCGTGCTGGGGGTGACAGTGGTCGGCGGCCTGCACCTCGCCCTGGCCGCGGCCGGCCGGCACGGCGCGGCGCTCACCCTGCCCCCGGCGCTCCTGACCGCCGGTCTGCTGCTGGCCGGCGCCGTCGCGGCCCGGCGGGCCACCCGCCCGGCCCCGGAAGCCCGACCGGTCCCCAGCGGCCCCGAGGTCGTCGGGTCACGGCCGTGA
- a CDS encoding secondary thiamine-phosphate synthase enzyme YjbQ — translation MRSEVITVQTGSRPTVRDITSEAERFVAGQGDGLLHVFVPHATAGLAIIETGSGSDDDLLRALDDLLPADDRWRHRHGSPGHGRDHVLPAFVPPYATLPVLGGRIQLGTWQSICLIDTNGDNPSRQVRFSFLPG, via the coding sequence ATGCGTAGTGAGGTGATCACCGTCCAGACCGGGTCGCGGCCGACCGTCCGGGACATCACCAGCGAGGCGGAGCGGTTCGTCGCCGGGCAGGGGGACGGCCTGCTGCACGTCTTCGTCCCGCACGCCACCGCCGGGCTGGCGATCATCGAGACCGGCTCCGGCTCGGACGACGACCTGCTGCGGGCGCTGGACGACCTGCTCCCCGCCGACGACCGCTGGCGGCACCGGCACGGCTCGCCCGGGCACGGCCGGGACCACGTGCTGCCGGCCTTCGTCCCCCCGTACGCCACCCTGCCGGTGCTCGGCGGGCGGATCCAGCTCGGCACCTGGCAGTCGATCTGCCTGATCGACACCAACGGCGACAACCCGAGCCGGCAGGTCCGCTTCTCCTTCCTGCCCGGCTAG
- a CDS encoding SRPBCC family protein yields the protein MILVERSAHVVAPVEAVWDVVQRAEQLPAWLAGVRAAEVLSGEGFGRRQLVQAGRGAAHEAEVIAYQEPTLIGWRERARGAGARAEARTEIYVQLTPDEEEGGTVVRLIVVRWPAGPVKAALLRLGLRRVGADLEDSLARLTDLAAVG from the coding sequence ATGATCCTCGTGGAACGCAGTGCGCACGTGGTGGCGCCGGTGGAAGCGGTCTGGGACGTCGTGCAGCGGGCCGAGCAGTTGCCGGCCTGGCTGGCGGGTGTCCGCGCGGCCGAGGTCCTCTCCGGGGAGGGCTTCGGGCGGCGCCAACTGGTCCAGGCCGGGCGCGGCGCGGCACACGAGGCCGAGGTCATCGCCTACCAGGAGCCGACCCTGATCGGGTGGCGCGAACGGGCCAGGGGCGCCGGGGCCCGGGCCGAGGCGCGCACCGAGATCTACGTACAGCTGACCCCGGACGAGGAGGAGGGCGGGACCGTCGTGCGGCTCATCGTCGTGCGGTGGCCCGCCGGACCCGTCAAGGCCGCTCTGCTCCGGCTCGGGCTGCGCCGGGTCGGCGCCGATCTGGAGGACTCGCTGGCCCGGCTCACCGACCTGGCCGCCGTCGGCTGA
- a CDS encoding AraC family transcriptional regulator: protein MRTAVPVLAHPDFSIDVVRCRDDHTSWSAPEPATAHGLVLTRRGGFRRAGRGGAEFVEPTVAYLTVPGEEERFAHPAGGDDCTSVHLSERLWRELFADRRVPAVVHVDARVDLAHRLLLRAAADPDHAAAERLVRLVGGATGPAAGGSGRDRRLVERARAALHDGAPEAAGLLPLARALGVSPYRLSREFQARVGVPLTRYRNRLRVGRLLDRLEEGAESLAGLAAELGFADQAHLTRTVRAQLGHTPGGLRRLLG from the coding sequence ATGCGTACCGCCGTGCCGGTGCTGGCGCACCCGGACTTCTCGATCGACGTGGTGCGGTGCCGGGACGACCACACAAGCTGGTCCGCGCCCGAGCCGGCCACCGCGCACGGGCTGGTGCTGACCCGCCGCGGCGGCTTCCGCCGGGCCGGGCGCGGGGGCGCCGAGTTCGTCGAGCCGACGGTGGCCTACCTGACCGTGCCCGGTGAGGAGGAGCGCTTCGCGCACCCGGCGGGCGGGGACGACTGCACCTCGGTGCACCTGTCGGAGCGGCTGTGGCGGGAGCTGTTCGCGGACCGGCGGGTGCCGGCCGTGGTGCACGTCGACGCCCGCGTCGACCTGGCCCACCGGCTGCTGCTGCGGGCCGCGGCCGACCCCGACCACGCGGCGGCCGAGCGGCTGGTCCGCCTGGTCGGCGGGGCCACCGGGCCGGCGGCGGGCGGGAGCGGGCGGGACCGGCGGCTGGTCGAGCGGGCCCGTGCCGCCCTGCACGACGGCGCTCCCGAGGCCGCCGGGCTGCTGCCGCTGGCCCGGGCGCTCGGGGTCTCGCCCTACCGGCTCAGCCGGGAGTTCCAGGCGCGGGTCGGGGTGCCGCTGACCCGCTACCGCAACCGGCTGCGGGTCGGGCGCCTCCTCGACCGGCTGGAGGAGGGCGCGGAGAGCCTGGCCGGCCTGGCCGCCGAGCTGGGCTTCGCCGACCAGGCCCACCTGACCCGCACGGTCCGGGCCCAGCTGGGCCACACCCCGGGCGGGCTGCGCCGGCTGCTGGGCTGA
- a CDS encoding alpha/beta fold hydrolase, giving the protein MRVRGHGGTRLNVVDFGGEGPGILLLHGLTGRAANWTATARWLTRHGRVVGYDARGHGHSDKPDGPYDRAAYVGDAIAVIEGLDLGPALVVGHSMGGLTAWQLAGARPDLVRGVVIADMNPVTPPDLVDRWRRWLADWPVPFPTLADVRDYFGAARRTEGESFVEVMAGGPDGWRPLARPAHVLASLAHWADRDHRRELGPVRCPALVVAGAESDQPVDRQREMAALLPDGRFALVPDAGHVLHYDNPAGWRAAVEPFVAELIPARRDPVPAG; this is encoded by the coding sequence ATGCGCGTCAGGGGACACGGCGGGACCCGGCTCAACGTGGTCGACTTCGGCGGCGAGGGCCCCGGCATCCTGCTGCTGCACGGGCTCACCGGCCGGGCCGCCAACTGGACGGCCACCGCCCGCTGGCTCACCCGCCACGGGCGGGTGGTGGGCTACGACGCCCGCGGGCACGGCCACAGCGACAAGCCCGACGGCCCGTACGACCGCGCGGCGTACGTCGGCGACGCGATCGCGGTGATCGAGGGGCTCGACCTCGGCCCGGCGCTGGTGGTCGGCCACTCGATGGGCGGCCTCACCGCCTGGCAGCTCGCCGGGGCCCGGCCGGACCTGGTCCGCGGCGTGGTGATCGCCGACATGAACCCGGTGACCCCGCCCGACCTGGTCGACCGCTGGCGTCGGTGGCTTGCCGACTGGCCGGTGCCCTTCCCGACCCTGGCCGACGTGCGCGACTACTTCGGCGCCGCTCGGCGCACCGAGGGGGAGTCCTTCGTGGAGGTGATGGCCGGCGGCCCGGACGGCTGGCGCCCGCTGGCCCGCCCCGCGCACGTGCTCGCCTCCCTGGCGCACTGGGCGGACCGCGACCACCGCCGGGAGCTCGGCCCGGTCCGCTGCCCGGCGCTCGTGGTGGCCGGGGCGGAGAGCGACCAGCCGGTCGACCGCCAGCGGGAGATGGCCGCGCTGCTGCCCGACGGCCGGTTCGCGCTGGTGCCCGACGCCGGGCACGTTCTGCACTACGACAACCCGGCCGGCTGGCGTGCGGCCGTCGAGCCGTTCGTCGCCGAACTGATCCCGGCCCGGCGGGACCCGGTGCCCGCCGGCTAG
- a CDS encoding alkaline phosphatase D family protein yields the protein MASGDPDHEGFVLWTRLAPEPLAEDGLGGMPSRSVPVQWELAADENFRHVVRRGVEPARPESAHSVHVELDGLLPGREYFYRFRAEGWISPVGRTRTAPAPWHLPAALAMGFVSCSQYEHGYFTAYRRLAETEPELILHLGDYQYEYAPDTYTVPGGNPRDHEGPETRTLANYRQRHAQYKTDTDLQAAHAVAPWVVVFDDHEVENNWADEVPEAPDPDFLARRAAAFQAYYENMPLRRTSIPRGIDMQLYRRVRWGRLATFHMLDTRQYRDDQGCGDGYKDCPAAYDPARSITGAEQEAWLLDGFRRSEARWDILGQQVFFAQRDNNSGPLTVTGMDAWDGYAASRDRITRGWVAAGVRNPVVLTGDVHAHWASDLKLDYADPTSRTVGSELVCSSITSGGDGADSATGSHPWLRFNPHLRFQNNLRGYVRTTITPAQLAANFDVLPYVSRPDAPAHTRATFVIEDRVPGLNLTYDAPPAAARGLAPERADLGRQTVESETVRP from the coding sequence GTGGCCTCGGGCGACCCGGACCACGAGGGCTTCGTGCTCTGGACCCGGCTGGCGCCCGAGCCCCTGGCCGAGGACGGCCTGGGCGGGATGCCGTCCCGGTCGGTGCCGGTGCAGTGGGAACTGGCCGCCGACGAGAACTTCCGGCACGTGGTCCGCCGCGGCGTCGAGCCGGCCCGCCCGGAGTCGGCGCACAGCGTGCACGTCGAGCTGGACGGGCTGCTCCCCGGCCGGGAGTACTTCTACCGGTTCCGGGCCGAGGGGTGGATCTCCCCGGTCGGGCGCACCCGCACCGCGCCGGCGCCGTGGCACCTGCCGGCCGCGCTGGCCATGGGCTTCGTCTCCTGCTCCCAGTACGAGCACGGATACTTCACCGCCTACCGGCGGCTGGCCGAGACCGAGCCGGAGCTGATCCTGCACCTCGGCGACTACCAGTACGAGTACGCGCCGGACACCTACACCGTGCCGGGCGGCAACCCGCGCGACCACGAGGGGCCGGAGACCCGGACGCTGGCCAACTACCGGCAGCGGCACGCCCAGTACAAGACCGACACCGACCTCCAGGCGGCGCACGCGGTCGCGCCCTGGGTGGTGGTCTTCGACGACCACGAGGTGGAGAACAACTGGGCCGACGAGGTGCCCGAGGCGCCGGACCCGGACTTCCTCGCGCGCCGGGCGGCGGCGTTCCAGGCGTACTACGAGAACATGCCGCTGCGGCGCACCTCGATCCCGCGCGGCATCGACATGCAGCTCTACCGGCGGGTCCGCTGGGGCCGGCTGGCCACCTTCCACATGCTCGACACCCGGCAGTACCGGGACGACCAGGGCTGCGGCGACGGCTACAAGGACTGCCCGGCGGCGTACGACCCGGCCCGGTCGATCACCGGCGCCGAGCAGGAGGCGTGGCTGCTGGACGGGTTCCGCCGTTCCGAGGCCCGCTGGGACATCCTCGGCCAGCAGGTCTTCTTCGCCCAGCGGGACAACAACTCCGGCCCGCTCACGGTGACCGGCATGGACGCCTGGGACGGGTACGCCGCCTCCCGGGACCGGATCACCCGGGGCTGGGTGGCCGCCGGGGTGCGCAACCCCGTGGTGCTCACCGGCGACGTGCACGCGCACTGGGCCAGCGACCTCAAGCTGGACTACGCCGACCCGACCTCCCGCACCGTCGGCAGCGAGCTGGTCTGCTCCTCGATCACCTCCGGCGGCGACGGCGCGGACTCGGCCACCGGTTCGCACCCGTGGCTGAGGTTCAACCCGCACCTGCGCTTCCAGAACAACCTGCGCGGCTACGTCCGCACCACGATCACCCCGGCGCAGCTCGCCGCGAACTTCGACGTGCTGCCGTACGTGAGCCGGCCGGACGCGCCCGCGCACACCCGGGCCACCTTCGTCATCGAGGACCGGGTGCCGGGCCTGAACCTGACGTACGACGCGCCGCCGGCCGCCGCCCGCGGCCTGGCCCCGGAGAGGGCCGACCTGGGCCGGCAGACGGTGGAGTCGGAGACCGTCCGCCCCTGA